In one Myxocyprinus asiaticus isolate MX2 ecotype Aquarium Trade chromosome 1, UBuf_Myxa_2, whole genome shotgun sequence genomic region, the following are encoded:
- the LOC127448059 gene encoding ciliary neurotrophic factor-like, translating into MEGAAESDAPVPGRSAADRAAALARLLHRDCTRLLELYKERESFLSHHVPEGERLVTLALCPEALTTAEQVGHVRSALRQCKGLLECLITREVEEMGEEMEGEYESLRKTVKDRLGHFVHSTGALLENGEDGCPPSAEFECSGGQDEIEGSGSFAAKLWTYRVLLELIHWTDSACQTLHLFHTEKQGQQQLL; encoded by the exons ATGGAGGGAGCAGCGGAGTCGGATGCGCCCGTCCCGGGGAGATCAGCGGCGGACAGAGCGGCGGCGCTCGCTCGTTTATTGCACCGCGACTGCACGCGTCTGCTCGAGCTTTAC AAAGAGCGAGAGAGTTTCCTTTCCCATCATGTCCCAGAAGGTGAGCGCCTGGTGACCCTTGCCCTTTGCCCTGAGGCCTTGACAACGGCGGAGCAGGTGGGTCACGTCCGTTCGGCCCTGCGACAGTGCAAGGGGCTTCTGGAGTGCCTGATCACGCGTGAGGTTGAAGAAATGGGCGAAGAGATGGAAGGGGAGTATGAAAGTCTTAGGAAGACTGTGAAGGATCGACTCGGTCATTTTGTCCACAGTACGGGCGCTCTGCTGGAGAATGGAGAAGATGGTTGTCCACCGTCTGCGGAGTTTGAGTGTTCTGGG GGTCAGGATGAAATTGAAGGTTCTGGTAGTTTTGCTGCTAAACTCTGGACCTACAGAGTTCTTCTGGAGCTCATCCACTGGACGGACTCGGCCTGTCAAACCCTTCACCTCTTCCACACCGAGAAACAAGGACAACAACAGCTACTGTAG